One Tamlana carrageenivorans genomic region harbors:
- a CDS encoding glycoside hydrolase family 3 C-terminal domain-containing protein, which yields MRKSVFILSLFISLFQANSQQSFVWFDEALPFEKRVDVLLDAMTLEEKCSQFMSDSPAIIRLGIPEYNWWNEALHGVARNGKATIFPQGIAMGATFNPELIKEVANAISDEGRAKFQVSKSIGNRGMYAGLTYWSPNVNIFRDPRWGRGQETYGEDPFLTSKIGVAFVEGLQGDNEKYFKSTACAKHFAVHSGPEALRHSFNANPSKLDLYETYLPAFEALVKEGHVQGVMGAYNAVYGEPSTSSTFLLDETLKKAWGFNGYIVSDCGALGDIMKGHKKAKTQEEAAALAMLAGVNLNCGWVYQKLASAVKKGLISEDLIDERLRKLFLIRFKLGFFDSDASNPYTKLGTEVINSEKHKNIARKASQQSIVLLKNENNVLPLDKNIKSLYVTGSFAASTEILIANYYGMSPNMVTVLEGVADKVSLGTSVEYRLGVLPFQNNLNPLNWAVQVPKTVDATILVAGISNEIEGEEVDAIASQHKGDRQDLKLPQSQIDYIKDVSKNKKGPLILVLGTGSPVSLEEVEPYVDAIVLMWYPGEQGGNAVADVIFGDVSPSGHLPITFPKNVEQLPPFDDYSMKGRTYKYMEKEPMYPFGFGLSYGKISFEAVSPKSKTIKKGEEVSFSIIVKNQSDSHLEDVVQVYLIPEDDKGFLPKYALKAFKRITLKPNASQELTFTLTDKDFYQTDLEGKKAWLKGRYKIAISNALPSERSAKLGASKPVEFGIKLH from the coding sequence ATGCGTAAATCTGTCTTCATTTTAAGTCTTTTTATAAGTCTGTTTCAAGCAAATAGCCAACAATCTTTTGTTTGGTTTGATGAAGCGCTTCCTTTTGAAAAAAGGGTAGACGTCTTGCTTGATGCTATGACTTTAGAGGAGAAATGCAGTCAATTTATGTCAGACTCTCCAGCTATAATTCGTTTAGGAATTCCTGAATATAACTGGTGGAATGAAGCCTTACATGGGGTTGCCCGAAACGGAAAAGCTACTATTTTTCCTCAAGGGATTGCTATGGGCGCCACGTTTAACCCGGAATTAATTAAGGAAGTTGCTAATGCGATTTCAGATGAAGGTCGGGCTAAATTTCAAGTATCAAAATCTATTGGTAATCGAGGTATGTATGCCGGATTAACCTATTGGTCGCCAAACGTGAACATTTTTAGAGACCCGCGTTGGGGACGCGGACAAGAAACCTATGGTGAAGATCCGTTTTTAACTTCTAAAATTGGCGTAGCCTTTGTTGAAGGTTTACAAGGCGATAACGAGAAGTATTTTAAATCGACCGCTTGTGCTAAACATTTTGCAGTGCATTCTGGTCCGGAAGCTTTACGTCATAGTTTCAATGCAAATCCTTCCAAATTAGATTTATATGAAACTTACTTGCCAGCTTTTGAAGCTTTGGTAAAAGAAGGCCATGTGCAAGGGGTTATGGGCGCTTACAACGCAGTTTACGGCGAGCCTTCAACAAGCAGTACGTTTTTATTAGATGAAACCTTGAAGAAAGCTTGGGGTTTCAACGGTTATATTGTTTCCGATTGTGGGGCTTTGGGCGATATTATGAAAGGTCATAAAAAAGCAAAAACTCAGGAAGAAGCAGCTGCGCTTGCTATGTTGGCTGGTGTGAATTTAAACTGCGGATGGGTTTACCAAAAGTTAGCATCTGCCGTTAAAAAAGGACTTATCTCTGAAGATTTGATTGATGAGCGTTTACGGAAATTATTCTTAATCCGTTTTAAACTAGGCTTTTTTGATTCTGATGCTAGTAACCCATACACCAAACTGGGAACGGAAGTTATCAATTCCGAAAAACATAAAAACATTGCGCGTAAAGCGTCTCAACAATCAATCGTTTTATTGAAAAATGAGAACAACGTTTTACCATTAGATAAAAATATAAAATCCCTGTATGTTACAGGATCTTTCGCGGCTTCAACCGAAATTTTAATCGCGAACTATTACGGGATGTCTCCAAATATGGTAACCGTTTTAGAAGGTGTTGCCGATAAGGTGTCATTAGGCACTTCCGTAGAATACCGTCTTGGTGTTTTACCTTTTCAAAATAATTTAAACCCATTAAATTGGGCGGTACAAGTACCAAAAACCGTTGATGCTACCATTTTAGTGGCTGGAATTTCAAACGAAATTGAAGGCGAAGAAGTTGATGCTATTGCTTCGCAACATAAAGGCGATCGACAAGATTTAAAATTACCACAAAGTCAAATCGACTACATTAAAGATGTCAGTAAAAACAAAAAAGGGCCGCTAATTCTAGTTCTAGGTACTGGAAGTCCGGTGTCTTTAGAAGAAGTAGAGCCTTATGTCGATGCCATAGTTTTAATGTGGTATCCTGGCGAACAAGGCGGAAACGCGGTGGCCGATGTTATTTTTGGCGATGTATCACCTTCAGGGCATTTACCCATTACATTTCCTAAAAACGTGGAGCAATTACCACCTTTCGATGATTATAGCATGAAAGGACGTACGTATAAATACATGGAAAAAGAACCGATGTATCCTTTTGGTTTTGGATTGAGTTATGGCAAAATTTCATTTGAAGCCGTTTCGCCAAAGTCTAAAACGATTAAAAAAGGGGAAGAGGTTTCATTTTCTATTATCGTAAAAAATCAAAGTGATAGCCATTTAGAAGATGTAGTACAGGTTTATTTAATTCCTGAAGACGACAAAGGCTTTCTTCCAAAATATGCCTTAAAAGCCTTCAAAAGAATTACATTGAAACCTAATGCATCGCAAGAATTGACGTTTACTTTAACCGATAAAGATTTTTATCAAACCGATTTAGAAGGCAAAAAAGCATGGCTAAAAGGACGTTATAAAATTGCGATTTCTAACGCCTTGCCAAGTGAACGTAGTGCTAAGCTAGGCGCTTCAAAACCGGTTGAATTTGGGATTAAATTACATTAA